A window of the Natronomonas salina genome harbors these coding sequences:
- a CDS encoding urease accessory protein UreF: protein MSDTAFLTAMRFADSFLPVGTYTSSYAIEQYINEGRVETSSELRSLVEAYLWRVIGPAETVALANAHTAAADEDLEGIVAADERLHAATIPTEFREGSTRAGNKLLDLVTETDETLFGGSPDCGTVAAFDEAVSTNETPGNYPVVLGVLTQRAGIERREACLVGMYSFASDLLGAAQRLGRFGHTDVQSQLADLLPVMESVCDEYADSELSDLSSFAPLAETMSMKHERADRRLFMS, encoded by the coding sequence ATGAGTGACACGGCCTTCCTGACAGCGATGCGATTCGCGGATTCATTCCTCCCCGTAGGGACGTACACCTCGTCGTACGCTATCGAGCAGTACATCAACGAAGGTCGAGTCGAAACGAGTTCTGAACTCCGGTCACTCGTCGAGGCGTATCTCTGGCGAGTGATCGGCCCGGCCGAAACGGTAGCACTGGCGAACGCACACACTGCCGCAGCCGATGAGGATCTCGAGGGCATCGTCGCGGCCGATGAGCGGCTACATGCAGCAACGATACCCACGGAGTTCAGAGAAGGATCGACACGAGCGGGGAATAAGCTACTAGACCTCGTTACTGAGACGGATGAAACCTTGTTCGGTGGTAGCCCTGATTGCGGGACCGTTGCAGCATTCGATGAGGCCGTATCGACGAACGAGACACCAGGCAACTATCCAGTCGTGCTTGGTGTACTGACGCAGCGAGCGGGTATCGAGCGTCGAGAAGCGTGCCTGGTCGGGATGTACTCGTTCGCTTCTGATCTACTCGGTGCGGCGCAACGTCTCGGTCGCTTCGGTCATACAGACGTCCAGTCCCAATTGGCCGATCTCCTGCCGGTGATGGAATCGGTCTGTGACGAATACGCTGATTCGGAATTATCTGACTTATCATCATTTGCACCGCTAGCAGAGACGATGAGCATGAAGCACGAACGTGCAGACCGCCGACTCTTCATGAGCTAA